The Apium graveolens cultivar Ventura chromosome 10, ASM990537v1, whole genome shotgun sequence nucleotide sequence CGTTAGTCACGTCATGCATGCAAGCAAGGTACTATCCGGGGGCAGATCTTTTAACGGTAAAGTTGGGAACAAACCCTAGTTTATGTGGTGTAGTATCTTAGAGGCTCGGGAAGTGATCTTGAAGGGGTGTAGAAAACATATTGGGATGGTACACAAACTGACATCTGGAAGGTCCCATGGCTTCCGTGTCAAGAAAATGGATTTATGACTATGGCGATACCCACACAGTTGGAAGGGAGTAAGGTAAATAGTTTCATGCAGATAGACCAGAAGAGGTGGGATGAGGAAGTTTTGATGGACATACGTAATGAGAGGGATCGAAATCTTATCAAAAAGATTCCATTATCTAGAAGAGAGGAGGAGGATTCGTGGTTTTGGTTACCAGATGAGAAGGATTGTTTTTTAGTTAAAAGTTGTTATCGAATATTACAATGGGAGGTGGAAGCACCATATGCCGCATTCTGGAAGAAAGTATGGAGCTTGCAACTACCAAGTAAGATTACACAATTTTTATGGTGAGTCTGTTCTTTGTGTTTGCCCACAACAGTACGACTAGCTGAAAAAAGTCCAAGTTGATACATATTGTCAATGGTGTCGAATTTATCACGAAACAGATACTCATGTTCTGTTTGAATGTGAGGTGGCGAGAGCAGTTTGGACACAGGTGGGGCTCCAGGGGATCATCAGTATAATGTCAGAAGACTCTGTGTTTGATGTTATTAGAAAGGGGTTCGAGCTTTGTAACAAGGAAAAATGTGCGTTAGTAGCTTCAGTTTGCTGGAGTATTTGGAGCAGTAGAAATAAGTGGGTCTGGGGTAAGATCAACATGTCCGTATTTGGAATTAAAGCAACTGCATATTTGCGGATTGGAAAAAGGCCCATGAACATCAGTTAGCACCAACTGTGAGTAGAGGAGCTCTGATTGCTTGTCGAAAGTGGGAGAAACCACCAGTTGATTGGGTGAAAATAAACGTAGATGCTGCACTCTTCGAGGAAATTGCCTCTATTGGGTTAGGAAGTATAGTTCGAGGGGCAGAGGGGCAGTTTATTGCAGCTATGTCACGAAGGTGTGAAGGCCTGATCCCGCCAAGGGAGGCTGAAGCTTTGTGTTTGAAATCAACGTTGTTATGGCTGCAAACCATGGGATACAGGAAGTGTGTTTTTGAAACTGACTCTCAGATTCTTGCCCGAGCGTGTCAAGGAGTTAGTGACTCGTCGTATTTTCATACAATTGTTAGAGATTGTATTGATCTATTTCAATACTTTGATGATGTATAAGTGTATTTTGCTCATAGGTATGCGAAGGGCGCGACTCATACAAGCGGCTCTGTCAGGAATGACATGAAAATACTCCTGATTTTATTTCTGATGTACTTTGTTTGGAAGATTTATAAGTAATGCAAGTACGTTTTTGTCAAAGAAAAGCATAGTCTATTTGTTCAAATTTACAAAAGAATTTCAAAGTACATCATTACGTCAACCATTTTTAACATTTCTTTAAATAATATAGAGTTTTGCGCGTGTAGAGATGTATTGTAATTATAGTATGATCCGAATAAGTATCATTTTACTATAAATAATATGGAGCTTACGAAAAATAGAAGTATTGTAATTATAATAAGTTATGGACAATATTATTATTCAATAAAAAACaacatttttattatttaatttaaaaggaatttCGTCTATTAAAGGTTTTTTTGACAAGTATCCTTCGAGGGTATAAATTCTTCATATTTTTCTCTTTCTTAATTCATATAAAGTAtatgaattatataaaaattaattttttctGTTTAGACAATAATTTGAAAAGTGGAGTAAAAGTTAGCCACCACTCTGtgatttaatatatttttatttagttAAGGGCACAGTTAACCTCAATTTGACGGGCGCCACCTATTCCAAATTAAAATTAGGGACATAAGTTTGGACACTAAATTGTCATTTTTAAACATGGaccaatattttgttaatttatgAAAAAATTTAGCCACCTTTATGTTTTTTACTCAATAGCAAACATGACAGTGGAAAAAATCAATAAAAAAGGTAAAATAGTGACCAAATTTTTACATATTATCTATATTTAAAGCATGTTATGTAAAATTTTAGCTAAGTCTCTCAATAATTGTCTTGTAGGACAACATTAATTTATGGATTTGATTTCTTacaattatattattattgtataaatttatttatttatttaatctaATTATTTAGGTTTGATTTTCTACGACCACATATTTTCCTCTATCTATGTATATAGTTACAAAAAATTAATTTTCAAAACCACATATTTTCCTCAAtctacacatataattatataaaatcttcgataaaaaaaaattatattaaatctTTTTATAGAATTTATCTCTTCAATTTCACATGTTCTTTCCCCGTATAACAAAGCCAAAGCCGAGGGTGAATTTAGCAGATGGACTTGATGTTTGAATTCTCTTCAAGTACGTAATTCACATGATTAATTTACTGGTATCATTAAGCGACAATTTGTCGTTCTCGATCTCGATTTATTATCGATTATACATAGTTCTTTACAATAATAAAAGGAGTTACATTAAAGCAGATATACAGTATTAATTAGATATAAAGCTCTTTTGAAAAATAGCAAGTACGAAaaatttttgcaattttttttaaaagttttcaaaacaaaatattatttttcaattttttacatAAATACTTTCGTGCAAATAGATCCAATCGACGACTTCCACGGCTGCATGCAACTTGTGATGAAAAAATTTGATACACCTAATTGCATGTAAGATTGACTcacaaaattttttaaaaattttagtaattttttaatttttcttataTTTAAAACTAAAGAATACTTTTTATTTTAATATCTTAATTACTAGAATAGGTACACATCATGTCAACAACatgttataattataaatttatgtaTTTAGTTTAAGAACAAACAAAAACATAATATGATTTAAATACCGTcgtttatatattattatatttaattaattttattatctttataacttattttcttcataattaattaataaattgtAAAATAATAACTACTAATAATCCGTGAGAGCTTTGAAATCATACTAAAAGAGAAATAAGGAggaaataaaattttataatctATCTTAAATTTCTAAAACTAATATCGAGCCGAGCTTGTTTCCCCCTGCCGGATCACTTCTTATCACATTACAACCATCAATATTTTAAATTTCTCCAATACCTTAATCAAAAAGTTTTATTATACTTTTTATCTAATTTAAACCCGTTTTACCTTTAATATTTTTACTGTTAATATGAATTCAATATTTTAGCAAAACTTTACATTGAAAATCACACGATTTAGCAAAAAAAACCTCACACGAATTAAGCATATTATAATAGTATATTCATGTTTTTGTGATGCAAATTTAAGGACCGGAGTTTAATGAGAAACATGATAATCATGTATAATTCTTTTTAAATTTGTCATTGAAGAACAATTTAAGTATGTTTTCATTTGAAACGTTTAAAAAGTAATTTAAAACTGTAAGGttttaaaatatgaaaaatatttatttttttaatagaATGCGTGCTGTCTTTTCAATAAACATTTAAATTTTAGTAACTTATACGTGATCCTCTCTCCAAATATTATGGGTCTAAAATATTTAATCTTATCTTTCTTCATATGTGATGAGTTACGTCTTCAACCTTTTTTTATTTCAATCTTTCATTTGTAAGTCTAAATCAAATTAAACCAAACGTAAGTATAAAGCATGCTCAGGGCTGGGAAGTTATTGGGAGGGTATGATATAAATAGCTTTCTCTTATTCAAGAGAATGAAAACCCTTGCTTATGTATGAACAAACTATAAATAAGATAGAATAGACCATAGAAAATAGAATCCAGAACGAGAAGAGTGATGTACAATGGACGTTTAGGATAATATTGCTACTATTCTACTTCAAGTTATGTCAGTTTGGTTGAGAGAGGGAGATATGATTGGTCAAGAAACTTGAGATCAACGACTTGTAGATTTGGACATGTTAACCTACTTTCAACTGCTTTAACCTAACGCTAACTAGTTTACAGCTCAGGTTCCCAACTCCACTCAAGTAAGTATacaatataaataaatattataattaaattttaatattttttataaatatatatagaattataataaatatatgtatatttatttttaaaatattatttaatttcattatattgtatagaattaagatctaaatatatatttttcatatattttataatttttttacataaaaatattatattttaatttatattaatattaaatttaatacatattaatattcaattaacacgACATACGCAACACGAAACGAAAGTATACTAACACGAATGTACACAAACGCTAAACATGTTGGTTTTGTGTTTGACATTCAAGTACACGAAACACAGAAATACAAAGTATACTACATGAACTAATTGCAGGTCTAATGGTACCCCTCTAGTTTATTTTTGCTTTTGCTataataattttgttttaataacTTTCCAATGAAATAATAGTGGTTTTAAAACTGATCTGTCAACAGATTGATCTCTGGAAAAACACGTAGACCGGATCAACAAGACTAGATGTTTCTAAACCCACTATTCCAAAGTCGGTACTTGGTAAGCAACCAACAATAACAAAACCCAAACGGAGGCCTCGTCTGGAGTTCATTTTCATTGCATTCTTCtcaaattttaattttgtttaattttGTGAGCTTATCATGAGCTTGTCGGAGATGCTCTTGGTTGATACTTCAGATGAAAGCATTAGACAGGCAACCAGCAATCTAATCCTAAAGGCTCTGATCCTCAAAAAGAACCAAACAAAACATGTGAATATGTGATACTTGAATCTGCCTTTATTTGCTATGATTCTGCAACTATAACTGTACTAGTATATACTTGTAAATTGTTGCAGTATATACTTTATAGAGACATACACAGGGCATGAATAATTATTGTAGGTTATACTGACAAAATATATTTTCACTACAATTTGTTTTCCTTCATAATCATAGGCCCTACACAATTACAAAAATGTAAAATTTGATAGTCTATGACATAAACAGATGTTTAAAATATTGTGTTGGATAGCTATTCAAATGTAATATTTAAGTTCAAGCATTATATTATTAGCCTACCTTTCAATTTAACAAAGTTTTGCGATACAATTTGTTGACTGTTTATTAACAATATAATtatcaaaacaaccatatatTATATATGACTGTGAGGGGGTTATTATGGTCAATGTAGCAAAGGCAAATAGCCAACAATTGAAGTAACAATGTTTCATTTCATTGTATATTTCCATAAACTATAATCAACCCACTACTCATGTTTGATTCATATAaagaaatgatgaagatgaaaGAATAGATATAAAAAAGACTCTACTTTTTCACCAACCTCTATAAACTTGAGACAAAGCCTCACATTTATATTTTGCCAAAAACATAACTAGCTTGGAGGCAATTTTAAAGAAACTGTAGTTTATGGCAAAATTATACCATATAGTTCCTTCAACATTGGGTTCAATCAGGTGCAGTTTACAGTCCTCAATAGCATTCTTGATTACCATATGTGTCATTGCTGTCATCTATTTCGCGGGCGAAAATGGAGGGTTATATGATCAGAAGGAAGAACTGTTGACTAATTGTAGTACTAGTAAATGTAGTACTGATCAAAATCACTCATCAGAAAGCTGTGATTTATTTTCAGGGAAATGGGTGTTTGACAATAGTTCTTACCCTCTGTACAAAGAAGATGAATGCACATTCATGTCTGATCAATTGGCTTGCCAAAAGTTTGGTAGAAAGGACTTAGATTATCAACACTGGAGGTGGCAACCTCATCAATGTAACCTCCCAAGGTCTCTCCTACTCTAAGTCCTCCTGTTTTTTTCCtacagacacacacacacaccacatcGTGTTCATTTACGATCATTCAATCTACTTGAACTACAATTATCGAATTGGAAACACAGCTGTGCAATTTTGAATTTTCATTGCTGAACTATTTTATGTGTGGTGGCGACATCATGAAGTTTATTAATGGTCATGGTATTTAAGTATGGTGGAATGTGTTTTTCATCTTAATAAGCTAGGTTCAATGCCACAGTATTGCTAGAGAGACTGAGGAACAAAAGGATGGTCTTTGTGGGAGATTCATTGAACAGAGGCCAATGGGTCTCAATGGTGTGCCTTGTCGACAAAATCATCCCCCCAGGCCTCAAATCCATGCACTTCAGCTTCAATAACTCCTTGATTACACTGAAAGCTAAAGTGAGTACGAAATATGAAGTACAAACCATGAATCCtactttaaaattttatgtttgcAACTAAAATATATGTTTAGGTCTTGGTAGAGATTTTCCAAAGTACAATTATATGGAACACATATATTTAGGTACTATTTGATAAATATGATGAAGGAATATAATGCCTCGATCGAGTTCTATTGGTCACCGTTGCTAGTGGAATCAAACTCGGACGATCCTGTGAACCATCGGTTACCAGATCGGATTGTAAGAGCCCAGGCCATTGACAAGCATGCTAGGCACTGGACTGATGCAGATTTTCTCATCTTCAATACCTATCTTTGGTGGAGAAGGCCTTTTATGAACACATTGTATGTgcaacaataaaaataatttatcagTTCTAAATTGTTACTTGTTATGTAGCATTAAGTTCCACTTAAAATTTTGGTAACACTGAAATTTTCAGGTGGGGTACATTCGGAAGTACGGATGGAATATATAAAAGAGTAGAGATGTTGCGCAGCTATGAAATGGCACTCAAGACATGGTCAGATTGGTTAGAAATCCACGTCGACCGCAACAAATCACAATTATATTTCATGAGCATGTCTCCAACTCATGAATGGTATATAACCAAATTAAAGTTATTTTCTTGCTTAACTAATTAAGATTGTTCATACCGTTCTTTTAATGTATCAGGGGCGAAGAATGGGGCAGGACTACTGATGAAAATTGCTACAATGAGCAAGAAATGATCGAAAAAGAAGGATACAGAGGAAGAGGAACAGACCCTAGAATGATGAGAATTGTGGAGGATACCATTGATGACTTGAAGAGGAGAGGTTTGCAAGTGAAATTGATGAACATAACTCAACTTTCGGAGTACAGAAAAGACGGCCATCCATCAATTTACAGGAAGCAATGGGAGGTTTTAAATGAAGAACAATTGGCGAAGCCAACTAGTTATTCAGATTGTATACATTGGTGTGTTCCTGGGGTTCCTGATGTTTGGAATGAGCTCCTATTTGCTCATATTTTCACATGATATTTCCAGACAAGTTATTCTAATCAAATTTGTTGAAAGGATCGTGTTTGTTTAGTACTTCTTTGTTTTAGATTCTTTCGTTCTAAAAACAATATTTAACTTCTCACAGTTTAATTATCATGTCGCAAATTAGCAGGAGCTTGTTAAGAAGCTACTTCCGGTGGATCAGGGATAACAGACTACTCTAATTGTTAGTCTACCTGTGTAATAAACATGTATGTTTAGACCATACTCCAGACTATAAAGAGTGATGTACAAAGGACGTCTTGGATACTATTGCTACTCTTTTACTTCAAGCCATGTTTGCTcgaggaaaaatgagaagtttataaTTGCTCTAAACTCCAATCCACTGGCGAAACCAAGCCAGCtgcaatttttaaaaatttatcgcTAAATTTTGTATGCGTTTGAACTTGTAATAACTTTCTATTGCTTGGTTAGCCTCTCTTCATTCTGCAGTAGGTCCAAACTTCAAATCACTGCTAACAGATTCCCATGAACTATCTACTTTTAAATGCTTTAACTTAAAGTTTGTACAGCTGAAGTTGCTAAGATCCCACACAAACGTGTTCTATTATTTTTTGGTAATTTGCAAACATTATAACTAGATAACTAAACATAATAAGTGCATCAGGAAGACAATGAGAAAAATATCATGCATTTCTAACATGCAAAGGCAAATGCCAGCAGCTGAAGCAACAATGTTCCACGCAGACTTTATCTAATTTTTCGATAAACTAACATGAATTATTTGCCAGCAACTGAAGTAACAATGTTCCACTTAATTGAATCCGTTAACTAACTGGAATCGACCAACTGCAGTACACCACTTCTCATCTCAATACATATTAGAGGTATATGATTATAAAAGAAGAAAATATCCTACTTCTTCACCAACCAATATAAACTTGAGATAAAGACTCACTCTTCAGTTTGCCAAAAACAACCAGGGCGAAGGCATTTTTGAAGAAAGTGAAATATATAGTAAAAACATACCATGTAGTCCCTTCGACATTGGGTTTAATCAGGCGCAGTTTACAGCCTGCCATAGGATTCTTGATTACGATATTTATCATTTGTATCATTTATGGAGGGCTATATGATCAGAAAGAAGAACTATTGATTAATAATAGTTCTACTAAATTTAGTACTAATCAAAATCACTCATCACAAAGGCTTTGATTTATTTTCTGGGAGAtggtactccctccgtcccgtaATACATTTCCTATTTTGACTTCTAATAGCAACTCCAAGAGTTCCTTACTTCTAtcttcaaaaataatattattaaataggCTCCTTGTAATTTAAGATAGAAATTTGTCATTTCACTCCAACAATCCTCCTCAAATttatctttatttattttttaaactaTATTTTGAACATAGATAGGTGCACACGTTATCTATAATTACACATTATTACACACTACTATTATATATGGCTTCTCTTGCATGTTTTTTAACCAATTCAAATACTttagttatatttttttttctaaaataatataaaatgttgAATCTCTCTTTTTGTAAGGTATAAAATATTGAATTTTAACTATATAAAAGGTTATGTATTTTTTGTTACGGAAACTTTTTTATATCACTGAGGCCGTAGATTGAATTCTATCTACTGTTACTAATTAATATCAACGATGCAGTAGATTGAATTCAATCTACTGTGTAAACAATGCAACTTATTATCAAAGAGTAGATTGAATTCAATCTACTGTTTAAATAATGGAGTAAGAAAAATCATATTGatataaaattaagaaaaaatgtaTATACTAATAAAAAATGAAGAAAGGAGAGGAGAGAGACTCCTAAAATTGAGGAGAAAATAGTGGCTCCTAAAAATTTGAGGATAACTTAGGAGTTTGTTGGAGTTAATTTTCAATATATTGTCTCTAAATTTTGACTTTGGAGGTGATTTAGGAGTTTTTTTGGAGTCGCTCTAACAATATTCATGATAAGCGATTGACaattaatttacgtctaatctataaaaTCAAATATGAGTGATCTTGTTaaattcgtatttatgagtattttaatacagtgaaatttttatatttaaaactaataagaaattaaatatattaacaatcaaaagtgtgcattgacaaacgtgtccaacacaaatagCAAACGTTTTTAGGGAAGGAGGGAGTATTTGATCGTGAGTCTTACCCTCGCTGAAGAAGCAGAATGTGCAGTCATGTCTGATGAATTTGCTTGTCAAAAGTTCGGCAAAAActaaaaattcaatttttaaatgGACTCAAACTATTAGAGCATCTCTAATGATGTTAATGTTAGATATAATTGGTTGGTTAAATTGGACAATATATAAAATTTCTTGAACCCGCAAGGCATTGTACTTTGATGGTATTGACTATATTGGTtagctatattttaaaaatagtattttatcaaaattttatgttgttataaatagaatatattaCTTCGATATGGTAATAAATGATTAAAATTTTTTTTACAGATTTCTTACAGGTCCATAGTGATTCAACAAATATAGTCAATATCAAGAGATTGACTATATTTATAAACAAGGGGAATGTACCATTAGAGATTTATTTTTTTTACATAatctctatattttttatttatattatgtattAATGATTTTTAGTTAAGGATTTTATGTGGTTGGAGATGTTGTTTCTAGGTGGGCTACATTCAGAAGTACAAATGGAATATATAAAGAGTACTAGAGATGTTACTCAACTATTAATTATGGGCACTCAAAACATTAGTGTTATACCGTTCAATCGCTCGTATCGTTCGCAAACCCATCGTTTGTTACGGATAATCGTATAATGCGGATCAAATTCGAATTGAAAGTACATGAACCGCAAATTCGTTGATTGACTGCGGATTTGATATTTAAATAATCACGAAAATCAAATCGCAACCGCAAACCgttttatatatatatcaaatatatatacatatatataattataaggTTTTGGTCCACAACCTTGGGTGGTTGTAGTAACCACCTTCCGCATTGAAACATTGCGGCAGATActgccgcaatgtttcattgcaaaggctgcaatgaaacattgctgcAGATGTTGCCGCATTGTTTCAATGCAACAATACCCCTGTATTGTTTCATTGCAACAGCGCAATGAAATAATGAAGCAGTTATTTAATTTCTTAAAtaacaaaaaattatattttaatgattTAATTTGTTTCCGATAATAACGGAgttaaaaaatatataactaattTGAACAACAACTTGTTTCTAAATTTACTAATTTTATTACTACTTCCCATTTATATTACCAATTGTATAATGAGTTaagaatttaaaatttaattagatatataatcggaaaaataattaaaatattagttttaatgaaaaaaaataaaaaaacgcAGATGATAACTGAAATGTTCAATGTTATGATTGTTTATGCGGTAGGTGGTCGAGTTATTCtaagttattttatattttttataggcaaagaaaattcaataaaatttcattttttttagtttttcacatttttaatatgtGCATGATAACATAACAAGAAATTTTTATACAGTTTGTTACCAAgaaatttttaacattttagaggctaagttattttatatattttataggCAAAGAAAATTCgataaaaaatcatttttttagtttttcacatttttaatttttaacattatatttgtttattataaattaaaaattgataaattaaattcgACAAATACAAGAAAGATAactattaaataatttatttcattcaaaTAGAAAAGGagtacattcaaatattttcttaAACAAAATACATAATAACTTGAACATTTTATTCCGACGAGAATTATCAAGTTTTAACGGTGTTGGAAGAACCGCCTTTATCACCTTTATCATCGTCCTTCTTCCTCTTCAACTTTTCCGCCTTCGCCtcattttcctttcttttcttgAGCTCAAGCGTCATTTGAATACGACGGAGAACTATTGTCATGTCTTCATCTCCTTCCGGGTCGTCATAAGCCACGACATCGATAATTACCTTGTTATTGTCCCAATCATAGTAGAAAACCATTTTTCGGAAAATAGAGAAGAGAATGTTGAAGAGAAAATGTAGAATGAAAAAAAATGAGATTACAAAAGCACTATTTATAGGCTGACAACCAGAATTTTAAAAACCAAAAATTTAATTTAGGCACAAAAAAAATGTTGCGGAAGCTGAGGGGTAAGACTGTTGACTAATCTGCCGCATTGACCCAATGCGGCAGGAACGACTGCAGCAATGGGTCAATGCGGAAAGTGATTCTGCAGCAATGAGCCAATGCGGTATGTCGGTCCAACCTTTGACCAGTCAACTTATAATAATAATAGCACCAAAATTAAGTATGAATTCacaaaaaagtataaaattattaatataatttttaaaaacaaaaattaGGTATGAATTCACAAAAATtgatatt carries:
- the LOC141691163 gene encoding uncharacterized protein LOC141691163 — protein: MAIPTQLEGSKVNSFMQIDQKRWDEEVLMDIRNERDRNLIKKIPLSRREEEDSWFWLPDEKDCFLVKSCYRILQWEVEAPYAAFWKKVWSLQLPNTHVLFECEVARAVWTQVGLQGIISIMSEDSVFDVIRKGFELCNKEKCANCIFADWKKAHEHQLAPTVSRGALIACRKWEKPPVDWVKINVDAALFEEIASIGLGSIVRGAEGQFIAAMSRRCEGLIPPREAEALCLKSTLLWLQTMGYRKCVFETDSQILARACQGVSDSSYFHTIVRDCIDLFQYFDDV
- the LOC141689290 gene encoding protein trichome birefringence-like 34 isoform X1, whose protein sequence is MAKLYHIVPSTLGSIRCSLQSSIAFLITICVIAVIYFAGENGGLYDQKEELLTNCSTSKCSTDQNHSSESCDLFSGKWVFDNSSYPLYKEDECTFMSDQLACQKFGRKDLDYQHWRWQPHQCNLPRFNATVLLERLRNKRMVFVGDSLNRGQWVSMVCLVDKIIPPGLKSMHFSFNNSLITLKAKEYNASIEFYWSPLLVESNSDDPVNHRLPDRIVRAQAIDKHARHWTDADFLIFNTYLWWRRPFMNTLWGTFGSTDGIYKRVEMLRSYEMALKTWSDWLEIHVDRNKSQLYFMSMSPTHEWGEEWGRTTDENCYNEQEMIEKEGYRGRGTDPRMMRIVEDTIDDLKRRGLQVKLMNITQLSEYRKDGHPSIYRKQWEVLNEEQLAKPTSYSDCIHWCVPGVPDVWNELLFAHIFT
- the LOC141689290 gene encoding protein trichome birefringence-like 34 isoform X2, whose translation is MSDQLACQKFGRKDLDYQHWRWQPHQCNLPRFNATVLLERLRNKRMVFVGDSLNRGQWVSMVCLVDKIIPPGLKSMHFSFNNSLITLKAKEYNASIEFYWSPLLVESNSDDPVNHRLPDRIVRAQAIDKHARHWTDADFLIFNTYLWWRRPFMNTLWGTFGSTDGIYKRVEMLRSYEMALKTWSDWLEIHVDRNKSQLYFMSMSPTHEWGEEWGRTTDENCYNEQEMIEKEGYRGRGTDPRMMRIVEDTIDDLKRRGLQVKLMNITQLSEYRKDGHPSIYRKQWEVLNEEQLAKPTSYSDCIHWCVPGVPDVWNELLFAHIFT